ATAAAGAAAGAGAGCAACCAACTAACATTGTGATACATGTAGAATGGAGACAAGAATATTGTTGTCTCATCTAGAACATTGAGTTTGTGTACCTATTTGGTCCATATATATGTTTTGACATGGCCAAAATATGTCCCCATTCATCCATTCTCTTGATGAAGCCTAAATGCAGACACCATAGCAGTGTGATTAAGTTACATTACAGCTAGAAGCATTGTATGTCACAGCTCATGATTCATATTACAAGACTGCTATCTAATAAGGAAACAAATACAAAGTCTCTGCATGTAGACCACTGGCAATGAGCCATGCACAATTTCATAAGATTATATATCTTGCACAAATGATAATAGTGAAATTTTCCAGTGAAAATTGGCAATTTAACACCACAAAGCACGATTGGTAATTGCATCGTCAATCTTTTCAAATTTTCCTTCCTTGTAACCTAGAGTCCATTTCTCAAAAGAGCCATCTACAAAATTATAGTAGCCACCATGAAGAAACAACTTCTCCTGAGCTACAAGCTCTTTGAGCCAAGGGAATGTCAATAAGTTTGATATGGACTGATTCACTGATTCCTGAAATAAAAAACATTGTCACAAGTCATGTTGTACTCTCTTTATTTACCTATAGTACGCTGTTCTTCATACAGTTATCCAAAATATTATAACCAACATAAAATGTAAATATTCTTGCAAAGAAAGGTAGTTTCAAAGTTTCAGACCTTTTCACAGTGGCTACATTGTTGATCAAAAGGTTGATCTGCAGTTAAAGATTTTGTCCGGATGCGTGCTGGCTTTGCTATTGAAATCCAATTTCCAATGAATTCACTGTTACAAAAGTCATTGCAATTAATGAATATAGGACTTGAATTTGGATATTGATGCGTGTTTGTCTTGAAACTCACCTATATATTCAGATATCTAGAAACTATAAATACGGTCTGGGACAATTAACAATCACTATTATTTCTTAATAACCAGCTTTAATTTGTTTTAGCCTTTGAGATTCCACCTATAGGCAGATGGTCACCTGGAGACACGAGACATCTCCAATATGGGACGAGTACAGGGACAGGACATCAGTTTTCAGAAATAAGAATACGAGGGTATGGGAACCACCATGCTACCAAACTGTTTCATGTATATAAATTTAAACGTCATAATATACTGCAAGATTTATGTATGtaaatcaaaaatttaaaataaattataaattacaaAAAATTCCAACATATGAATGGTTATAGCCTAATAGGCTAAAGCAACCAAAAAACTAGATGACACATAAGTCTACTCCATAGTTTAGAGATCATATATTTGGGATTGttcaaaataattatttagaaTTTGCACCCTCGCTTCATTGTACATGACTGTCTGTCTTAACCTTTATTGTCAACAATGGATGGATAATCTTGAATGCCTTGAGAGAGGATGACCAATGTTGAACACCATTTTGCAAAAGCTAATAACTATACAGAATTCCTTAAtcctataatttatttaattattttaaactgCAATTGCAAATCAGGCAACTATAGTTTAGTAGCACAAACTACTGACAGAGAGCACTGTTCCTTTGAACTAAGAAAAATTCTATACACAAAGACATCTTTGTACTGGTCACATATAGAAACATCTCCAAAATTAAGAAATTACAGGCATGTTGTGGAGGCCACAACAACAAGGATGGGGATGCGAATCAAATTTGGTACTTGAGTAAATTAACAACGAGACAACtattttatatataaatgttatcaCCAAAAATTGTGAGTACAAGGACAGGTATGTGGTTCATATTCCTATAACCGGGTTTCCTGGCAACTATGATTACAAGCAACTCAAAAGCTATAAATAACGTGTTGGAATGACAAATCATTATTTTAATGACAACTTTCATTGGTTCCCAATTCTAAATATTTTATAAGTGCAAGCTCACAAATGCTTTGCAAAAATAAAGCTTTCCCAATCATTATATCACCTCACAATCAACTACAATTGCTCTTTAAATTCTAACATCTAAAGGTAGCAAAATCAGATGGCATTGACCATCCAATCAAAAGCTAAATCTACAGCTTGCACTCATCATTGCTCCACATTCACCTTTTCACCTTACAAAAGTTCTGCAACCATCTGGTCCATAGCTAAATTCTGCGAATAATATTGTCTCTAGCCTTTCCAAGGCTATTTATAAGAACTTTCCCAATGGACTCAACATTTGATATGAAGTTTCCATTTAAAGGTTGAATAAATGATCCTCATCCCTTAAGCTCTAGCAATGAATTTGGCAAAGTTTGACCCCAACAAATATTTTGAACCATTGGTATTCAGCAGTCAACCACAGCAAAGATTCCAAACTATTGATTGAGAAGTGAATCAACAGCCCTCGTTCATATCCAACCCCTTTGAAAAGATAAAGCTTACTTTGTAAAGAGGTGAAGATCCATAAAGATAATTAAAGATTACTATAATAGCAACTCACTGCTCTTTTAAAAGGTATTTACAGTTATATCTACAAGGAATTTTTTTAAAGCTTCTGCCTTCAAAAAAGTTCAAGGGCATGCAATGCACACACCAAACTTAGCCACCCAAAAGCTTATAAAAGGGTGAGCATACAACAAGGAGGAGGGGCCTTTTCAACAAGTGATTTGAAGAGCTCTCTTGAatgaaaaatattttgtgaactttAGAGATGTATGTATTAAAGCTTTTGGAATTTCTATCGGTTGCCTTGTTCTATATTTCCCCATGAATCATCACCATTCCTTAATTTGCATATAGGAATATGAAAGTCTATTGACAAAGCCATTTATTCAGCACATATGAAAGCACAAGGGCTGTGACTTTTCCCCTTTAAAAGCTTGCGATTCCTGAATTGCTTAGGCTAAAGCTACCCAAATTGTAAAACTTGATGTCCTTTAAAGAATTTATTGTATTTACAATTCTTCTTTTTTCAAGGATTTGATATTTTTGAAACCCTTGTCATCTCAAAGTTTGCAAAAGTTTCGTCATTTTGTTTTTAACCTTTAACAATTTTTTATCGCAAGAATCCATTATCTATAGCACTCACAGAAGTCTAAGAATTTATTGTGTAGTTAGTTTTTAGTGCCTCTACAATTTATTTTAATCTTTTGTTTCAACTTCTATTAAATCTTTTCTAAAAAAATCTGGTGAAGCCCAATTGATAAAGCTACTAAGTTCCAAATTTATTCATGGCTTGACTCTCTAAAAGACAGAAGGTAAAACTACAAATAAACTCACTTCATAGAAAGAGGGATTACTCCCTAGTTAAAGTAATCCACCTATAGCAGTGAGAATTTACATCTCCATGGATGCCTTGAGGTTTAACTTGCACTAGTTGCTAACTCGGTAAACAACATACCTTTGCTGAAGTATTTGGCATGTGTATAACTAGCTTGCAAACTTTATGACAAATAACAGCCATTGATAACCTGACTCATATGCCTGACCATGCTTAAAATAAGGGCAATAAAATGAACCTCCAGCAAGATCTCTCAAACCACATATGGTCTGAGTGTGACTAGCCACCTAGCTTTAAGAACTTATTGCAAGACATGGAACAACTAGGACTCAACTGCTTAGGATTCTGCCATTAAGCCCCTGAATTCCAAATAAAGACTTAGCTGATTTTAACTGTTTGTTGGGCGAAGACAAAGTTCCACAAACCATCCTTGCTTTTTCCCTAGATGTTTCCAACCCATTGACTTTTTGTTCTCAGCCATTTCTTGGACTCTATGTGTTTGGTTACCTAATGTTAGCTTGGACATATCTTACGAAGATTTCTTCCACATGGAATTACTTTCATGATGGAGCAATTGGTCTTTGTGGTCTGACAAATCATTGGAAGCCTTTCAACAAGTTACTCGGCATTCCAGTGAATACAGTGATTCGTTTTGAGTAATAAGCATGCATTTTCAGGCCAAATTCAACAGTTGGTTGCTGAAGCATTTTGTGTGCATATAATGGGCTTCTAAACTTTATCATAAATAATAGAAATTGATGATCTAACAGATACTTTTGCTTAAAATTAAGACTATAGGGTGAACCTTTGGCAACCCCTCTCACAACACATGTCTTGGGTGCACATAGCCACCTAGGAATGGATTGACACTACAAGGCTCTCAACCATTAAGCCACCAACCATTCACATGTTTAGTTTTGCCAAAATCCAGCTCGAACCTCTAAAAGGGCTAAATTTCAATAAACAGTCTCATTGTTGCAAATTGTATAAACACTGAAGCAAGAAGCGTCAAGCATTCAACATTTCAACGACACCTTGTCTGTTATGCACAGAGATATATTGAGAGGGGGGAAGTGAATCAGTATATGCTAATTTTGACTTCAAAACCAATTCACAgacatattaaattaaaaaattatcagAGCTAGTCTTAGCATAGGGGTTCCTAGTCTCCATGTAGAGGTTGTTTATATTTCAAATTTGATCTTGTATGTCATTGGAAAGGTCTAATCTGCTAGAGATCAATTATGTAAAGGGAAATGGTATCCAAATTTCCCCATAAACAAAGAAATAATCTTGTGACCTGGAAAATGGGCACCTTTTTCTATGATTTGTGTTCACAAATTATCTTCCAAAATCCACAAGTTTGAGAATTGTTACAAGCATCTCGTTCCCTGTTCTAAATCAATAAATTTGAGTGCAATATGAGTGTTCATGGTCTTTCAAAAATCAGTAAACAAGAGCATTTAAGTAATttccaaaaccaatacaaaaagcaTAGTTTATGTGGCCTTGTTCAATGACTAGGTGAGTTTAGTTTCTACGTAGAGTTGGATCTCTTTAGAAAGCCTTCAAAATTCAGTTTCCTTAGTGTCTTAAGGGCCTTACTGGACTATTAGAAGTGTGTTGTGATGTCTTGCGGCAGGTGAAATGTCACCATTCATTTGACTCCTTACGCTTGACAGCATCATGTTTGTTGACCATACATACATATGAAAAAGAGAAGTGAAGAGTATATTATTAGCACGTGTACATTAGAATAATATCAAGCACACACCAAACACCACAGCTCAAGTTGGGCATTCATCTTAGAAAAGCTAGTTGGCTTGGATTTGAATTCCATGAAATTGTTGATCTTATGAAAACATTATTTCTAGGTTGCTGGTTCCGGTTCAGGTTCAGTGCAGGTTTCAGATTCAGGAATGGCAGTTTGCTGATTTTTTTACTCAGATTTGATACAGCTTCAGTGCAGCCATACAAaaaattaatgaaatttttttaatattaaaaaaatagccGTGATTTCACAAAATATACAAATGTAGTAAAGGTTGTCGTCTTTTGTGTTTTATGTTGTTAATGTGATTTGACCAATTAATTTTAGGATTAGGATATTTTTTACTTCCattttttggtttatcattatgaatAATGGTTTGTGCTATGGGATCTCATCTAAACTCGGGATTTGAAAAGTTTACAAGTTTAATGTGTTATCTAACCTTGAGGTTGTTTCATCATCTGACATTGACATAAGCGCCTTGATCCCTCCACAACGGCTGTGACCAATAATTAAAATATGCTCAACCTGCTCACAAAAGAATGTACTTAAAATTAAAACCTGGTAATGAACCAAGTTAAGAAGACTTTCATTTTAAAAAACATACAAGATAGTTTCTTTTATGGGAACAGCCAAAGGAAAGAAATTAAAATTAACTATCCTgtaaaaattcataataaaatagaGAAGCCTTGCCTTCAAAGCCAGGACTGCAAATTCTAATGCAGCACTAGTTGCTGGAAAGCCACTCTGCGAGGATACCAACAACACCAGTTAATATGAGTTTTATGTCTGTCAAAAACTTCAAACACCAGCTAGAAGTAGAATATTTATCTAACCAGAAATGCAAGTAATTATACCCCACTAAAATTTAGATCTTTCCCAACTAagaatctgtatccatgaacataATCATATAGATACAATTGAGAATTTTGTGGATGCTCTGCAAGATAACAAACCAATCAACTATGCTCACCTCCTTCCATGGGGGAACTAAATTAGCAACATTGCGGATCACAAATGCTTCTCCTGGCTGAAAACCTAATATATTTGATGGACAAACTCTGGAGTCTCCACACGCAATCACCATAAACTGAAATAGAATAGTTGTCAGTTGGCAGAAAAGAATGTCATGATGAAATCTTCTAGTGATGAGAAAAGGGATGATATTGTCACCTTTGGACTTTGGGAGGCAGCAAGATTGGCAAAAAGATCTGGTTTCTTCCtgagaaatatttgaaaaaataatgACAAACTTCAGCTTCTATCTCAAGCAAATGTACTCTCTAATATTCTGGTGTGCTTTTCATTAATTACTTACGAGAAATGATTCTCCTTGAAGGTCAAGAATCTATTCTTTATCATTTCAAATGGATCTGAAGCAACATTTACAGATTCCTCTTCGATTGCAGTCAATTCCTTTGCAGCAACTTGCCTTAAACCAGGAGTTTCTCTGCATGTTCAATATTCACCTCAAGACCAATAACACAAAACAAATATAGACATGCATTAAGTATATATTGATGCTGAATATTTCCACTCTTTTCTGAAATAACTTGCAGCCTGCCAGATGAGATTTTATGAAGTAACCCGATAACAGTACACACTTAACAATATACCTTTCATCTTTCCTAATTAATGAGATATTGATAAATTGTTCAAGCATAAAGCTACTTCTTAGTCCCCACCTCAAGCAGGTTTGTTTgaattgaactttgatggagctgCTAAAGGTAATAAGGGTCTGACAGGTGTATTGTTCTTGTACGGGTCGTTTGTTAGTGGAAGACTCGGTAGTGTTAAAAAGTCTTAATTCACCATCCCTATGCGATGCAAAAGCCTGGAGGTGGAATGTGAATCCTTGATCTTGATTAATGGGGCAAAGAATAACTCTTTGAAGGATTGAAGGCTGAACAATATCATATAGGAAGCATGTCATCCAATGCTTGGCTTCAAAGCTATTTCTTATAAGCATAGTTTTAGATAATATAATAGGATTGTCAATTTTGTTGCTAAAATTGGGGTTGATCAtcccctttttttaatttttgcttCTAAATCTAGCAATCTACCAAAAGACTAGGGATTTATTGTCTCTGCTTAATGAGGATCGCCTTCCCATCAAAAACTCAATAATACCAATATTTAGATCATCCCGTTTCTTTTAATCATGGGCAAGAATAAGATTATTATTTTGAGATGGATGATATCATATGAAGGTCCAATCATAATTCGAAAGGACTTCACCCATGTAAAGTCTTTTCATTCCTTCCATGTTGTCCTAGCTATACCATGCAAGTGGCTCCTTAAGCCGGCATTCCAGCTTCCTACTTCTCAATGTTGCTATTTTTTGCTCTTAGTTCTCTGTTTTTATTGCAGGTGTTTCAAAGATGTTTTTGTTTGTTTCAATGTTTCCAAGCAATTATGAATCAGAGCTTCTCTATTCAAGATTTTGCCTATAGAAGATTTTCCCAATAGCAGTGTGGATTCGGACCACCATCTGCATAAGACCTTCTACATTCACGAAAT
This genomic stretch from Cryptomeria japonica chromosome 8, Sugi_1.0, whole genome shotgun sequence harbors:
- the LOC131070576 gene encoding carbonic anhydrase 2: MGVTIPLAIHSQSRVWGGMAPALSLHTSQAFYSKGSIKPESSAKPSQGTRLTRKIHFRIQTRASARGQLSGGRFNQKHRRFLQLAEETPGLRQVAAKELTAIEEESVNVASDPFEMIKNRFLTFKENHFSKKPDLFANLAASQSPKFMVIACGDSRVCPSNILGFQPGEAFVIRNVANLVPPWKESGFPATSAALEFAVLALKVEHILIIGHSRCGGIKALMSMSDDETTSSEFIGNWISIAKPARIRTKSLTADQPFDQQCSHCEKESVNQSISNLLTFPWLKELVAQEKLFLHGGYYNFVDGSFEKWTLGYKEGKFEKIDDAITNRALWC